acctttgaccctcagCCCCAGCTGCCCCTCCTGCTGCATTCTCTGGTGGGGAGTTGACCTGTcaggagaggtcagaggtcaatttGCAGATAAACAACTACCTGGTAACTCTGAGAATCATGAAGCCAGGTCTTCAAATTCTAGCCAAGTTGCTTTGAACCCGAAAATGCACCCCATTGGTAAAGGCTGCAACCTGCTCACTTTCATATGACATGCAATAaagtagggatgtgtacctaGACAGAActgtaccagggctcgaaattcatttttgggattaggtgtactggtgcacccagcttaaaaagttgggtgcaccaaaaaggttttgggtgcaccacttaaattaaAGTAATAAcctagttacaagctatcaaattcttcaacaagtaccatgacaaacatttttatatctttctaacatttagatgtcaagaatatgatgtatacttgtaaactttgatatttttacatatataaagctaagaaaatatttacagaaaataaatgggtgcacagctccaattttaggtgcacctgggtgcacatgcacccagtatttcgagccctgtgtactGTAGGTGCAGCTACAGTAACTGGTACAGGTATAGGTCCcgaactgtacctgtacctgttacAGTTTGTCAAAGTAAACTGTCAGTGGTTTTCATTGTTGACAGAAACATGAATTAACAGTAAGCAGAATGTTTGTTTAGGCTTCAGGTATTTACTGCAGTGACAGATACACATCCCTACTATAAAATATATGCCTTTTCCACCCTCTCCCTGTCACCAATCCCCATAGCCAATAGAAATGTGGAGCCAAACAGCTACCTTAACAGGGTGAAAGTTACGTGGACCGATACATGCCCCATTAAGAGACCACCACACCGCTGCAATGCCTACAGAATGGGCACGGCTTTTACCTGTCAACTCTATACTTACCATCTCTAAGCACAGATATGGAACGTTATGCAAAACGATGATTTGCCCATTATAAGGTCTTGATTCAGATAAAGGCATGGGTACCTGCAGTCTTGGTGACGAAGGCTGGGCCTGGTAAAGACCCTATCGTTAGTGGCAGCACTACAGGAATTGTTGTATTGTGTTACAATTCTAATTTAAACCATAtatctcagggctcgaaattcattctggggattaggtgcactggtgcacccagcttaaaaaattgggtgcaccaaaaaatttttgggtgcaccacttaaattcaagtaataacctaataataaaacttagttacaggCTATCAAAGCCTTAAATAAGTACCATGACAAACATTTCTGTTATCTTTCTAATACtttgatgtcaagaatatgatgtatactagtatactttgatatctttacatacataaacctgtgcacccacagaaagtAATTGGGtgaattttgggtgcacctgggtgcacatgcacccagtatttcgagccctgtatctgtacacaaaataaagcacttaccaacaagctttcgatcagtcctctgatccttctcaagttgaaaggATCAGAaaagtgaaagaggccatttacatcagagcccatcaaccttccctcaaccgagacgggggccgataccgactgccaagcacatATGACCCTTTGCTAACGTCACACTTttggtctggatgtgtgacttaggctttgggttatttcaacttgataaggatcagaggactgatcgaaagcttgttggtaagcactttattttgtgcacggatatatggtttaaaactgtaacataatgttgactatcgtcacagatgaacttacattcaagtataagAATTGTTATACTACAAGAATAGTTAAACTACAAGATTTGTAAGTGCTAACTTTAACTCTACAAATCAACAGAACATGCTGAAATTGACAGGATTTAAACTTTCACAAATTTTCCCTTTTCATGATGGAAGTCTACTCTATATTTTTCAAGCAAAAGATGGAGCAAACCAACAAaacgaaaaacaacaacaaacctgtCCGTTGTCCGAGGGCGAACTAGCGATCCCGCTGTCGACTCTCTCCTCTTCCCTCGGTAGAGCTGCCATGCCCTGATGCATGCTGGGAGGCGCTGCGCTGGGATTGGCGGGCGCTAACGGTCTCTGTTGCGGATACGCTGGCGGCTGCGGGGGGTGCGCCGCGCTTGTACCGGGCTGAGCTGCAGAGGATGCCGGAATGTGCGGaaacatctaaaaaaaaagtcattattcTTTTAAGTAAATTGTTCTATATCTGAATATCGACATAAAGTAGATTTACCTGGATTTATTTCATTCGTTTCCTACTTTCATAAATTTGGAATTGATTATCCAGAGCACATTGGGAAGTGGGGTAGACTACACATTGTCCTATCAAATTAATTTCGATTAATCTTCTGTTTCACAATGATAATCATGTATTCATGGTCTTAAGTCTGTTCTCGAATTTTAtgtttcagttttgttgtttctcatgTGTGTCTTTAATTTGTATGTTTGGCATGATATTTGTTCTGTGAAATTACGTTTTTCATTAGCAATAaaaagaatataaaaaaaaaggtcCCAATATTGTGACCTTCTGAAAGGCACCTTACACTTCACTTGTCACTGGTGACACTGGTAAGTATGGTACCTTAGTTCCTGTTAGGGATGTCCTCTCACGTACTAAATAAAGCCAGAGGTCCCTTGTACctcttaagctatctacaaGTTAGTTCTCAACATTGTGACCTTTAGGAACACTTAACACCTCACTCATCACTGGCGACTCAGGTAGCCTGACTCTGGTACCTTAACTCCAGGACCTGTTAGAGACATCCTCGTCGATCAGACATAAAGccgtttgaagagagccaccaCCATCTCAAAGTACCCAACAAACACTCAAAACTAGTGCGTTAGAAGGACAATGTACCTGTGGTCTCATGTGGCGTATGGGGTGGTTCTGAGGCCCCACAATCTAAGCAGAGAGATTTTGTACAATGCTTTACTTCAAAGACTACaattcaaaaacaaaacttgtgcCTCTTTAGCTATCTACAGGTTAGTTCTCAACATTCAGAAATGCATTTGACACTTCACACATCACTGGCAACTCAGGAAGCTCCATCTTAGCTCCTGTAAAAGACATCCTCTCCAAGTCCAACGAGACATAAAGTCAGAggttccgtgtttgaggagagtcgaCACCAAGTTCACAAACACTCAAAACTAGTATGTACCTGTAGTCTGATGAGGCTTCTGGGGCGGTTCTGTGGCCCCACAATCTTCATGTAAGCAGAGAGATTTTGTACTATGCTTTACTTTGAAGATACCAAGTCACACAACTGATACTTCTTCAGGAATCTACAGTACTATAGTGTTGTACCATAGGTCCCAATATTGATATCTGAAAGGCACTTTACGCCTCACTCGTCTCTGGcaactctgctctgctctgatGACTCTGGTGACTAAGGTACCTTTAAGTTAGCTCCTGTAAAAGATATCCTCTCCAAGTCCAACGAGACATAAAGCCAGAGGTCCCGCGTTTGAGGACAGTCACCATCACAAAGTACCCAACAAACACTAAAACCTAGTGGGTTAGGACATGTACCTGAGGTCTGATGTGGTTTCTGTTGTGGTTCTGTGGCCCCACAATCTACATTTAAGCAGAGAGATTTTGTACGATGCTTTACTTTGAAGATACCAAGTCACACAACTGATACTTCTTCAGGAATCTACAGTACTATAGTGTTGTACCTTAGGTCCCAATATTGATAtctgaaaggcactttacacctgACTCGTCTCTGGCAACTCTGTGACTCTGGTGACTCTGGTTACTAAGGTACCTTAGCTCCTGTAAAAGACATCCTCTCCAAGTCCAACAAGACATAAATCGAGAGGTCCTCTGTTTGAGAGTCACCACCATCAAGTTGACAAACACTAAAACCTAGTGGGTTAGGACGTGTACCTGAGGTCTGATGTGGTTTCTGTTGTGGTTCTGTGGCCTGGCCGCTGACTGCATCATACCGTGCAGATGGGCGGCAGCGCTCTGAGATGTGTGAGTATTTGAAGAGGTTAGTTTTGGCCACATCAATTTATTGCATTGGTTCTCTGGTTGGGATTTTATAGTAAAAACTTCGGGGGAGGGGATGGGAGGACTTGACTGGAAAACCAAAAGCTTAAAAATCGTAAAATCttaaaaatctaaaaatcttAAAAATATGGTACCGAGGTAGACTTCTCCTCCaaactttttctttttaatgcagattttcaagttcagcattactttttcaaatatatttttcattatGAGAACCAACAGATCAAATTCATGTGGTCTTTGGATAGTTTGGGtagggttgtctccagcttttattttctgtcccactgcCACTCATTGCTTAGCAGCCTAATATGTTGTTCACTTTCATTGttattaaatctgtcatttgaaGCCTTGGAAACTATCTTTTCATCCATCTCCTTTCATGAAGTTTAGACATTTTGGCGACAGACGGAGAGCAAGTTTTGTCCGTCATAACAAGCAAACTTCCGTGCTAAGAGAGAGGGAAGGTCgtggagacagccctgagtATGGAGTGACATCCGGACACCAGATTTACGACCGACCTGTTGTCTGGATGGCTGTGCCCGCTGCAGGTTGGCCAGACTAGCTGCCTTCTGTGCCAGCGCCTGGAGCTGCTCCTGGGTGAGAGGGGGAACACTCTGCAGCTTGGGAAGACTGTTCAGATTCACCATGCCGGAGGATGTAGGCACCTGGGGGTACAGATAAGAGATTAGCTTTTACTGTGTATATCAACTGACAGATCCTATAAGAGTATACACCAAATGTAACCATTGAAAGACAAAATACATTAAATTTCTATGTCTATGTCGGATCAGGATTTAGTTTTAGCTTTACTACAAATTTCTATGCTGATGCACATTTAGCTCTAGCTAAAACAAAGTCAGTACAATATGAAAAGTGGATCTAGGAGTTATCTGTGTAGGCCCTTTGTGgtacacaccagcttctgtatctgtattggtATAGGCAGTATAAATGCCCTTTGGGGTAACACACCAGCACACGAATGGTTTAACTGATTACTGTATTCAAAtaggtgttggaacacctgtttgAAAGAGCACTCTAGACCCCATTTCTTAATTCGTTCACTAACTGACGTCATCACCAAAAGAACATATAGGAGCTACTGCCTGTATGGTACCCACTAGTAGGCTACTAGtggatggagtgtgttaggAGGGACATCAAGGTATGCGGTCTGACAGAGGtcaacccactggacagagccgtaTGGAAGCGCtatgtgaagactagccgactgctgcctacccctgcgtcagggatcccagcagcagtataatcaagcaatggatagtgagtgagtagtGAAGAGCTATGAATAGACAAACATACCTGctgctgtgggacagcacctgTGAATCCCTGCAGCTGTTTGCCCTGCTGGTAGGCTGCAGCTGCTGCGGCTGCTGCGCTGGGGCTCACCTGCTGCAGCTGGGCTGTAGGCACAAACATGGAGACACAGAGAAGGGGTAGAGGTTCATTATCCACtatcaaaatcatttcaaagtattggagatttctttagcagtctggataagaaagtccaccccagtgatgaaccgtgACAAGGGtggggggatacaaactcaaccacgtttgggattgtgttctcactgcaaaagcgccacctacatcggctacatatagcggcgagaagcagaactccagttagaagctctgaggaacgTCAGCAGGTAAGACTAGCATTCTGATTGTacaaaagaaatctccaatatcAAAGTCATTGTAAATTCCGAAACCTGTGAAACCATCACACCTTTAACAGTATGTCAGCAATGCCACCCTTGCCTTCTGTAACACAAACCACCTCCCCTAATtacaaattactacatgtatctgtatcagtatctatataaccggtataacaGCCccttggcgtaacacaccagtttggCAGGCATGctgtgcagcagcagctggttatattacactgaatggccTGTCACCTAACCCTTGCACTTAAGCTGCAACTATCCAGCGATGATGCCCATACTACACCTCAAACTACAGCAGCTCCAAGCCCTCTCACGTTAACCCCTGGTTGCAAAGACACAGTAAgcctctgtacatgtacaacccacCCAGAGGATGTGCCCTTTGTAGAAACAGCTTTTTTTGTTATCTATTCACTTAtggttcaccgcaaaacaagctTTGTGGGGCCACTCATGCGTTTTGGGGTACAATACTAGattctgaagaaagatgtttgtttacccttggCTTTAGTTTTAGATTGTACCCCACAGGGAGGAAATTCCGTGGAAGCTTGTTCCATAACGATGATGGGTTGGACCTGCCTTATTTGCTGTTGTTGATGTTGCTGATGCTGAGAGACTATTCCAGCTATACAACGTACAACTCACAATACTTATTCATTTACAtgctcagggctcgaaattcatttttgagattaggtgcactggtgcacccagcttaaaaaattgggtgcaccaaaaaatttttgggtgcaccacttaaatttaagtaataacctaataataaaacttagttacaagttatcgaattcttaaacaagtaccatgacagacatttatattatctttctaacacttagatgtcaagaatatgatgtatactagactaagtatactttgacatctttacatacataaacgtaagaattacacagaaaataattgggtgcacagctccaattttgggtgcacctggacccagtatttcgagccctgcatgctCATTCATATACATTTCTGATTTATTGTTAGCCTTAATTTGACATTCTAAGTTTCATATATTTGCTCAATCATTTACATTACCGATTGACTGTTGATATTTCTCAATTGTTActattctttcatttatttagaTTAGTATTAGCTTAGTTAAGTGGAGGAGGGCTTTGTACAAGCGGTCGACTGCTGACCGATAAAATTAAGTTATCGTTAACAAATCAAGAAGTTTATTATTTTCTTACACCACCCACCCTGTGCCTGGGCCCTCTGTAGATACGCTTGTAGCTGTCTCATCTGGTGTTTCATCATTAacaaatcaggaattacagtatataatCTTACACCACCCACCCTGTGCCTGGGCCCTCTGTAGATACACCTGCAGCTGTCTCATCTGGTGTTTCATTAACAAATCAGGAATGACAGTATATAATCTTACACCACCCACCCTGTGCCTGTGCCCTCTGTAGATACGCCTGTAGCTGTCTCATCTGGTGCTGTTGCTGCTGTAGTGTCGGTCTGTGGGTCATGCCCGTGGGTTGCTGCGACCCGTGGGTGGGGTGCACCGCGCTAGATGTGGGGGGCACGGGGCGGGGAACcaaggggggtggggggcggaTACCGGAGGAGGTCGGCACGTGCCTCTGCTGACTGGCagcctgctgttgttgttgttgttgtttttgaaggtgttgttgttgctgttgttgaagctgctgctgctgttgatGTAACTGTCTTTGTCTTTCCTGATCCGGAACAAGAAAATTATCTTGAATACTATACTTAAATTACAATTCTTAGTCTAATGTAATATTGTGATAAAGCTTGGAATGACTTATATCTTTCGGAAatcattcatcattatcatattcatCAAAGCAAAACTTCTGTTTCTTTTGCACCAGTCTATCATTTATCATCATGGACAAGAAAGATATTTTTTTACCCCATCAAAGAGTTAAAACCTGCCTATTCTTTAGAGTAAATAGAAAATCCATGCATAATAATTACCTGTGCCATCTGTAGTTGGTCTCCCTCTACTATCAGTGCTCCCAGTCTGCTGATATACTGTGCTACAAAGGTGCCGTCTACCATAAACCTGGGGACAAGAAATACAGAACATTTACTTTTCCATTCGAAAAGAAATTATACATTATGTATCACTATTCAATTCTGCTTACAGAAAAGCTAATTTTTCACTGGTCACgacagaaaggaaaaatgcTATGTTAAGTCATACTCAGTCTGATACTGTAGCAAGGAAAGTTTCCATCATTTTTCAACAGGTGAAATGTGGTCTTGAGGTTAGGGTTGTTGGGTTATGATCTAAAGATTCTGGACTCAAATCCCCATATAATAGGGAAGTCcaaatgttgtgcccttagaaaAAGCACTTATCCATGCTCTCACTTGACATTTGttctagctttggttagggataACCTTTTGGATAGGACTTAAAGCTGAAGGTTCTGTGTTTGATGACAGACACACCTTAGCACATTAAAGATCCCACCAAAGTCTCCCAGAGTAGGAGACCTTCCCGGTGCAAACGTTATAGTTCGGTCTTACACAGCATATACCTACTGAACAAGACTGGTGTGCTACATCATCTGAAGGCAGTTTatctgttactgtaaatgcatttaagtttgcgggagtTTACTTTCaccgggaaaatggagtgttcactgtggttttaagttcgcggtagcgccacagactgcagtctcatactactagtataatggaaaaatgttcgcgatggttttaagttcccggtgaactggtcaccgcaaaaaccacgaacatgaaaccactgcaaacatttctgcattttcagtactgtaaatgcatttaactttgcggggatttaatttcgcggaagcagggcaaaaaagactttttgcagtggttttaagttcgcggtaacacacGGTATGCTAAACCAACTCACTTCATTGCGGAGGGCACACAAGGGTTGGGTTCACAGCGGGTCCTGAGTATGTTTTTGAGCTGGTTGGTGATGTGACGTTTACTGTACAGCAGCGCCGTGTTGTTCCCCAAGTTCACGGCAAAGTCAGCAAAGTTCGCACAATGGTCGATGGCGACAGACAATCTGTGGATTTCATCGTCTTGGGCCTTCAACCTGGATGGGACAAATGAAGGAAAGAAAGTAAACTAACAAAGCATGCGCACTGCTATTAATCCCCGTCAAGGGGGCTGAGCAGTAGAAAAGAAGAGAAGTAAAGGAGAGGTCAAATGAACTCAATAAAAAGTTTAGCTTTCTCCCACAGGTCGTTACAGAGAAAACCGacactacgaggggcgttcaataagtaatgcccctgacccatttccaattgcaggagattaatgaaacttggcacagttattagtctttctcttcataggaaccactcagagttatgcatttctcccatcgtttgatgcagctctggacaccgtttttctagaacaccccaggttggtcctccaacagatgcctcatcaatggcagaatagggacgaccaggtctgggagctgtttccacagacttccggccatgtttgaattcaggatgccagcgttttacaaggtcatatgatggggcatcatcaccataagtttctttcatttcatcaaaagtctcctttggtgtgcgtcctttcaaatacaaaaaccggatcactgcgcgacactcaactggttccatttcacacctggtccatctcACTcatgactcagttcaaacaccagtaaatcagaaaccacaattagttcagagctgttttttgcaacataatctATAGAGATAtgcatcattacacatacaaactttcatctagatcagacagctggaagtgggtcaggggcattatttattgaacgcccctcgtatgtataGTATTTACAGCTTCATTGTGCCAGGGAAATTACCCTAACTCTTCTTGCCAAGTACAGTGAACAGGGGACCACGGATTACGGCCCCTAAgcactgcaaccctttccagtagcgtgcttGTTGAGTGAgtgcatcctcctaacgcccggtccccaacggcattaccttatggggccctgctatcccatgccctatcagtggctattatgattgtcgccacaaacaagctgtcgaccaatcagagaataggcctttcttgggcttgttgttgtcgcaagctgtctcgcaaaggccgctgggaagctatcagccaatcatgttacgtatttttgtttgctcaccatgccgacgcccgatccccaacagctgactgcccatataagggcaagctcattaatattcataagcaaggcacccctaataaccgaatactgtggctgagttgtcaggggtgatatcataggctttgccgtgattgtcaaccctgagtgtgagggtgagtgagtgacaaCAGATTTAAACTCCCAACCTCTTGGTTGCCTGGACTTGCAAGCTACATGTAAGACACAAAGCCATCCTTACTTGTTCATCCTGTCCAAATGAAGGAAAAAAAGTAAAGTACAGCTCAAATGAACTTCATAAAAAAGTTAAGCTAGAAGACAGATGCATGTGGGGGTTTTCTGTTGCATTGAAACTTAGTTTAAAATCTTGACTCTAATTCACGAAATCTGGCCCtcataatggaaaaaaatagtGTTTCTAAGAGTTATAAATTGGATGCCACTAGACCCCTCTACATGACTCAAGCCTGCACCACTTGAGTTCACCACACTAAGATGTCCCCTATGCTGTGACAAAATCCTGATGAGAGTCAGAACCATCCTTACTTGTTCATCCTGTCCTTGGTGGTGTGCTGCAGCTCAGTTAACAGCTGCTTCCCTCGTTTGTTGATCTCAGTGATCAGCATGAACATGAAGGCCTTGATCTCCTGTGGAACAGAAGACAAAGTAAAATGAGCAATGACCTCGGTCACCTCTAAACATTGTATATACTTTGCACCATTACCAGCAGTGAGGATATGTGACACACTGCATTTCATCGTgttgacacacaaacacacacagacacataggcagacagacagacagacacgctcaCAGACACATGCAGGAAGACACACCTTGAATCTTGATCTTTGGGGACATGTGGACCAGGTAATGGaacaaaacacagacacaccaggGTTGGATAAGTCCACTCGCCCTATTGTCcaaggcaagtgaaagtgctaaTGGGGCAATTGCATGTCCTACcctacttgcccgatcggacaagtaagatttttccatagAGTGAGATTTGATACACTCTTgtcactttttacagtcatgacatcaagcaatagTCAACataaaatagaggcaataataagaattacattgctggaagtgaaaatgcatactGTAAAAGTGActtttgaattttgggcaagtgaaaattggttcggacaagtaaattttttatgtgcttgcccgataggacaagtgaattttagaaaacttgtccaaccctgcacacacatgcagacacacacagacacgcacagaCTGCTTTTGCCTGGAGGTAGAGATAGGGGATACTATCACCAAACCTTTACCACTTCTCCCAAACCTAGCAAAAGTcagcagaaacaacaacaaaaagatacaCAAACAGGACATACTTTCTGTGAAGAAAAGCAGAAACCCGTACCTGGACCATCTTCTTGTCCGTCTCCTGCACATCGCGGTACCTCTCCCTGATCTTAGCCCGTGCCATCTGGATTTAACAGTACCCACTCCTACTAAAACAGACAGAAGAAGCAGGAACAAAGAAGAAACCCGTACCTGGACCATTTTCTTCTCTGTCTCCTGCACATCGCGGTACCTCTCCCTGATCTTGGCCCGAGCCATCTGGATGTAGCTCTTCTTCTCCTGCAGTTTGGTCACCAGGGTCTGGAGAAACTGCTTGTGGTTCTGGGAAGCCTCGTTGACAAACGCGTACCTGGGGTAGATTAACATTATATTTGTCAGCAGCTCGAGAACATTTCTTCTGTGAGCCACACAAAATAGAGCTTAATTATTGATAATATTTCTGCCGACTTGCCACAAGGTAGGCAAAGGCAAGAGGGAAGCTCAAAGGTATTCAAATAAAAACAGGATCAACAACTCATACTGTTTCCATCGAACTACATAATGTGTAAATGGAACTGTATGTGTCTTGACATACTCAATAGATTAGCCCTTGCGGTTTATTTCAACAAACAGCTCTCTATGTAGATGAAATAAGGTCAAGAGAGATGAGACTGGAGCAATTCTGTTTTCTATCTTAATTATGCCTTCGAAAAGTTGTGGTTTTGGAAAGTTGTGATTTTGAAAAGCTGCACTTTGGAATggaatataattataaaagatgGAATCAAATTTCAAAACAGAATCTCAGAAAGACATCTTCTGTTTGACTAAGGTCTCTCACCTGTGTTCCTTGTGCTCCAGCAGCTGGCAGTCCCTGCAGGTCAGCTTGTCGCAGGTCTCACAGTACAGTTTCAGCTGCTCCTGCCTGTGGAGCGGACAGAACAGGGGACGCTGGGAAGCCATCGCCGCCTGCGCCGCCAACGCCTCCTCCTTGTTCTGCAGTTGATGCTCCTTCGTGATCTTCACCCTCCCGTGGGCCTGCACGCATGTCTCACACAGCCAATCTGAGCAGTCCTGTTATAGCCATATAaaaacaaccaatcagagaagatCTCATATAGGACCTTCACCCTCCCGTGGGCCTGCACGCACGTCTcacacagccaatcagagcagtCCTGTTATAGCCACATCAaaaacaaccaatcagagaagatCTAATATAGGACCTTCACCCTGCCGTGGGCTTGCACGCACGTCTcacacagccaatcagagcagtCCTGTTATGACCAAATAgaaacaaccaatcagaggacaGGCATGTCAAtaacaaccaatcagagcagATCTCATATAGGACCTTCACCCTCCCGTGGGCTTGCACGCACGTCTcacacagccaatcagagcagtCCTGttattgaaatgttcaaaacaaccaatcagaggacaGCTATACCAAtaacaaccaatcagagcagTCCTGTTATTGAAATGTTAAAAACACCCAATCAGAGCAGAGCCACATCGATAACTACCAATCAGAGCAGATCTCATATAGGCACAtaacaaccaatcagagcagTCCTGTTATTGAAACGTTAAAAACACCCAATCAGAGCAGAGCCACATCAATAACTACCAATCAGAGCAGATGTCATATAGGCACAtaacaaccaatcagagcagATCTCATACAGGCACATAAgaaacaaccaatcagagcagAGCCACATCAATAACTACCAATCAGAGCAGATGTCATATAGGCACAtaacaaccaatcagagcagTCCTGTCACAGCCACATAGAAAACAAGAGCATAGCAACATCAAAACTAATCAATGAGAGTATAGTAACATAAAAATAACCAATCCAAACAGCCcagacaaacatgtacatgtaggtacattaAAAAGAACCAAACAGAGCAGTCCTGaaaaagctttttaaaaaatgccatcAAAATAGTCCTGTAAAATCATTTTGGAAAAATGTCACTCCTGTCATTTCTATAAATTTGTGACAATCCGGGCCCAGCCCACGGTCTGTGCCTCAAAACACATGGTCACCTCGTGCTCGTCCCTGCCCACTTCCGTTTCCGCTCGACTGACGGGTCCCTGATTCTGTTCCTCTGCCACAGGA
The sequence above is drawn from the Branchiostoma floridae strain S238N-H82 chromosome 4, Bfl_VNyyK, whole genome shotgun sequence genome and encodes:
- the LOC118414614 gene encoding E3 ubiquitin-protein ligase TRIM33-like isoform X4, translated to MAENPQQQPPAAQEPHQEPRETEARPVPSLLLSCAVCKSEACHEPKLFPCLHTACRACILANSNVAGPGAQGGIQAKVKCPKCHAEAHISELIDNFFIQDAKAHGEDNQPSSDPQCTSCEENSLATAFCEDCSDWLCETCVQAHGRVKITKEHQLQNKEEALAAQAAMASQRPLFCPLHRQEQLKLYCETCDKLTCRDCQLLEHKEHRYAFVNEASQNHKQFLQTLVTKLQEKKSYIQMARAKIRERYRDVQETEKKMVQEIKAFMFMLITEINKRGKQLLTELQHTTKDRMNKLKAQDDEIHRLSVAIDHCANFADFAVNLGNNTALLYSKRHITNQLKNILRTRCEPNPCVPSAMKFMVDGTFVAQYISRLGALIVEGDQLQMAQERQRQLHQQQQQLQQQQQQHLQKQQQQQQQAASQQRHVPTSSGIRPPPPLVPRPVPPTSSAVHPTHGSQQPTGMTHRPTLQQQQHQMRQLQAYLQRAQAQAQLQQVSPSAAAAAAAAYQQGKQLQGFTGAVPQQQVPTSSGMVNLNSLPKLQSVPPLTQEQLQALAQKAASLANLQRAQPSRQQSAAAHLHGMMQSAARPQNHNRNHIRPQIVGPQNHNRNHIRPQMFPHIPASSAAQPGTSAAHPPQPPAYPQQRPLAPANPSAAPPSMHQGMAALPREEERVDSGIASSPSDNGQVNSPPENAAGGAAGAEGQRSRSRPSSRDSAGFQPQVPLQDVLKDVKKEKSNSGASCSFAAGSQGEPGSTSTNTNVRVKQEKGLSHTCGRGEGDHESLSTGASASATTELPPATTGLPVSNTGLPLPTAADALAAMDAQPTHNPEDPNEDWCAVCHNGGDLLCCDTCPKVYHLTCHVPNIPAMPSGDFMCTLCEELPEADTTPISEHGNKRKAPTGIPERDLKVCEKILLELFSHEHSVPFHDPVPTSVSIFTNLQYYFI
- the LOC118414614 gene encoding E3 ubiquitin-protein ligase TRIM33-like isoform X3, which translates into the protein MAENPQQQPPAAQEPHQEPRETEARPVPSLLLSCAVCKSEACHEPKLFPCLHTACRACILANSNVAGPGAQGGIQAKVKCPKCHAEAHISELIDNFFIQDAKAHGEDNQPSSDPQCTSCEENSLATAFCEDCSDWLCETCVQAHGRVKITKEHQLQNKEEALAAQAAMASQRPLFCPLHRQEQLKLYCETCDKLTCRDCQLLEHKEHRYAFVNEASQNHKQFLQTLVTKLQEKKSYIQMARAKIRERYRDVQETEKKMVQEIKAFMFMLITEINKRGKQLLTELQHTTKDRMNKLKAQDDEIHRLSVAIDHCANFADFAVNLGNNTALLYSKRHITNQLKNILRTRCEPNPCVPSAMKFMVDGTFVAQYISRLGALIVEGDQLQMAQERQRQLHQQQQQLQQQQQQHLQKQQQQQQQAASQQRHVPTSSGIRPPPPLVPRPVPPTSSAVHPTHGSQQPTGMTHRPTLQQQQHQMRQLQAYLQRAQAQAQLQQVSPSAAAAAAAAYQQGKQLQGFTGAVPQQQVPTSSGMVNLNSLPKLQSVPPLTQEQLQALAQKAASLANLQRAQPSRQQSAAAHLHGMMQSAARPQNHNRNHIRPQIVGPQNHNRNHIRPQMFPHIPASSAAQPGTSAAHPPQPPAYPQQRPLAPANPSAAPPSMHQGMAALPREEERVDSGIASSPSDNGQAQPSSPRLQVNSPPENAAGGAAGAEGQRSRSRPSSRDSAGFQPQVPLQDVLKDVKKEKSNSGASCSFAAGSQGEPGSTSTNTNVRVKQEKGLSHTCGRGEGDHESLSTGASASATTELPPATTGLPVSNTGLPLPTAADALAAMDAQPTHNPEDPNEDWCAVCHNGGDLLCCDTCPKVYHLTCHVPNIPAMPSGDFMCTLCEELPEADTTPISEHGNKRKAPTGIPERDLKVCEKILLELFSHEHSVPFHDPVPTSVSIFTNLQYYFI